The following are encoded together in the Bradyrhizobium sp. CCGUVB1N3 genome:
- a CDS encoding DoxX family protein — MNSLSRFQPALLSLFRFITGLLLLQYGIAKIFKFPAVPYFADIPPLIYAAGALELVLGAALMIGLFTRISAFVLSGEMAFAYFMGHMFKSGSPVFLPLLNGGTAAILFCFACLYISAAGGGPISVDALVRKEGEEPSGAFARR, encoded by the coding sequence ATGAATTCACTGTCTCGCTTTCAACCGGCTCTGCTGAGCCTGTTTCGCTTCATCACCGGCCTGCTGCTGCTTCAGTACGGCATCGCCAAGATCTTCAAGTTTCCGGCGGTCCCCTACTTCGCCGACATCCCGCCGCTGATCTACGCGGCCGGCGCGCTCGAGCTCGTGCTCGGCGCGGCGCTGATGATCGGCCTGTTCACGCGGATCTCGGCGTTCGTCCTGTCGGGCGAAATGGCCTTCGCGTACTTCATGGGCCACATGTTCAAGAGCGGCTCGCCGGTGTTCCTGCCGCTGCTCAACGGCGGCACCGCGGCGATCCTGTTCTGCTTCGCCTGCCTCTACATCTCCGCGGCCGGTGGCGGCCCGATCAGCGTCGACGCGCTGGTGCGCAAGGAAGGCGAGGAGCCGAGCGGCGCCTTCGCACGGCGCTAA
- a CDS encoding DUF3971 domain-containing protein, with product MAAMPAQGRLVPVDGCGPGGAQSKDGRLYREAMARNTSPQDHNHDRNGDLYNRDLDRRAGVQGSPEWDDVDWDPDQEAAGHQARRLLSRSNSGFHRMGDGFGAFGRWLAADRWVKRLALVTATLVIIFVCCFATLWWRLGAGPINLDMATPWLAAAIEDNIGHGNTVEVGGTQIERAGRIRIAVRIRDIIVRDRDHAIVASAPKAEVRLSGVALLMGRLRAESLNLVDAELAIRIAPDGTVTVSAGDTAKPLATGVASKKEAGLPPTFPRPGSAPPAATTAPATPSGPDAAAASSASGSTQSGLLAGLDWLDSLSMTGLDGQNLNEIGLKNGNLIVDDQQRGSKWSFENISLSLRRPHGGGVALSFGEEGARPWSLRATIGPAENGVRSVDIRADKVSTSNILLALRLKDLTYNADLPLTGELKGELGRDGLPTFFRGKVVVGAGNIIDTDTPDYPMAIDSAEINLEWDAGRRVLVAPFKIISGANRVTLLAHLEPPNGTTNDWQLGFSGGSILLGGIDNDPPLVFNRIAIGFRFDTDHKRVVLAQADISNGEIGVAGTGAIDYSGEPRLMLGFAGTPMSASALKRMWPTLVVPELREWVIERIERGTLQRIEVGVNSPTRNLPRKGPPIPDDGLSVNIVASGVAVHPVDGMPSVHDADLKARVTGRTATVTIAQGIADTPAGRKITISDFTFEVPDMAIKPSPSRSKFRADGPVPAAAEILANDRLSDLSATFVDPNTSKGNFSANITLGMPVTGGLTKADTTYAVTADLNGFAADKLVMNQKLEANSLKIVASNQGYQVKGDVKINGQAASLDYRKPSEGDADVKLQTTLDDASRARLGFDLGPAVSGSIPVKVSGKIASGPEQTTRLGIEADLTSLKLDNILPGWVKLPGKSGKASFKVVPTAQSTRLEDIVVEGGGVSIKGSLEVDPNGDLMNANFPTYSPSDGDKASLKVERGQDGVVRGTMRGDVFDGRGFLKSAISGNSGKDDNKSKLKNVDFDIDVKFGAVAGFNGEAMRSVDAKMSRRNGAVKAFTLSGKVGRDTPVTADLRGGRAQGSREVIYLQTDDAGAFLRFSDTTNKVFGGQMVVAMEPPTSEPTSREGLINVRDFTVKGMEQLDRVAAGGPNGTQSGVAFSALRAEFTRQNGALTIRNGVVKGPMIGATIEGAIDYPGNQVCMSGTFVPMYGVNNIFGQLPVIGLLLGNGNNEGLIGVTYEVVGTPAAPVMRVNPISAMMPGVFRKIFEFNTGKQNMFDELPTQSGESSAGSSRPLGCTLARR from the coding sequence ATGGCGGCAATGCCGGCGCAGGGACGTTTGGTCCCCGTGGACGGCTGCGGCCCCGGCGGCGCTCAATCCAAGGATGGGCGCCTGTATCGAGAGGCAATGGCAAGGAATACGTCGCCCCAAGATCACAACCATGATCGCAACGGGGACCTCTACAACCGGGACCTCGATCGGCGTGCCGGAGTGCAGGGCTCTCCGGAATGGGATGACGTCGATTGGGATCCGGACCAGGAGGCGGCGGGCCACCAGGCACGCCGGCTGTTGTCGCGTTCCAATTCCGGTTTCCATCGCATGGGTGACGGCTTCGGTGCGTTCGGGCGCTGGCTTGCGGCCGATCGCTGGGTCAAGCGGCTCGCCCTCGTCACCGCCACCCTCGTCATCATCTTCGTCTGTTGCTTCGCCACGCTGTGGTGGCGGCTTGGCGCCGGTCCCATCAATCTCGACATGGCGACGCCATGGCTCGCGGCTGCGATCGAAGACAATATCGGCCACGGCAACACCGTCGAGGTCGGCGGCACCCAGATCGAGCGCGCAGGGCGGATCCGCATCGCGGTGCGCATTCGCGACATCATCGTCCGCGACCGTGATCACGCCATCGTCGCAAGCGCGCCGAAGGCCGAAGTGCGGCTGTCGGGCGTGGCGCTCCTGATGGGCCGGCTGCGCGCCGAGAGCCTCAATCTCGTCGATGCCGAGCTTGCAATCCGGATCGCACCAGATGGCACCGTCACGGTGTCGGCCGGCGACACCGCAAAGCCGCTCGCCACCGGCGTCGCGTCGAAAAAGGAGGCGGGCCTTCCGCCGACCTTCCCGCGCCCGGGATCGGCGCCGCCCGCCGCGACGACCGCTCCCGCCACGCCATCCGGACCGGACGCGGCCGCAGCTTCTTCCGCCAGCGGCAGTACGCAGAGCGGACTGCTTGCCGGGCTCGACTGGCTCGACAGCCTGAGCATGACCGGGCTCGACGGCCAGAACCTCAACGAGATCGGCCTGAAGAACGGCAATCTGATCGTCGACGACCAGCAGCGCGGCAGCAAGTGGAGCTTCGAGAACATCAGCCTCAGCCTGCGCCGGCCGCACGGCGGCGGCGTTGCGCTCAGCTTCGGCGAGGAGGGTGCTCGGCCATGGTCGCTCCGCGCCACGATCGGCCCCGCCGAGAACGGTGTGCGCTCGGTCGATATCCGGGCTGACAAGGTCTCGACCTCGAACATCCTTTTGGCGTTGCGGCTCAAGGACCTGACCTACAATGCCGACCTGCCGCTGACCGGCGAGCTCAAGGGCGAGCTCGGCCGCGACGGCCTGCCGACCTTCTTCCGCGGCAAGGTTGTCGTCGGCGCAGGCAACATCATCGACACCGATACGCCTGATTATCCGATGGCGATCGACTCGGCCGAGATCAACCTCGAATGGGACGCCGGACGCCGGGTGCTGGTGGCGCCGTTCAAGATCATCTCCGGCGCCAACCGGGTCACGCTGCTCGCGCATCTCGAGCCGCCCAATGGTACCACCAACGACTGGCAGCTCGGTTTCAGCGGCGGATCGATCCTGCTGGGCGGCATCGACAACGACCCGCCGCTGGTCTTCAACCGCATCGCGATCGGCTTCCGTTTCGACACCGACCACAAGCGCGTCGTGCTGGCGCAGGCCGACATCAGCAATGGCGAGATCGGCGTCGCCGGTACCGGCGCGATCGACTATTCCGGCGAGCCGCGGCTGATGCTCGGCTTTGCGGGCACGCCGATGTCGGCGTCCGCGCTCAAGCGGATGTGGCCGACGCTTGTTGTTCCCGAGTTACGTGAGTGGGTGATCGAGCGGATCGAGCGCGGCACGCTCCAGCGGATCGAGGTCGGCGTCAACTCGCCGACGCGCAACCTCCCGCGCAAGGGCCCGCCGATCCCCGACGACGGCCTGTCGGTCAACATCGTGGCCAGCGGCGTCGCGGTTCATCCAGTGGACGGCATGCCCTCGGTGCACGACGCCGACCTGAAAGCGCGCGTCACGGGACGCACCGCGACGGTGACGATCGCGCAGGGCATTGCCGATACGCCGGCGGGGCGCAAGATCACGATCTCGGATTTCACCTTCGAAGTGCCGGACATGGCGATAAAGCCGTCGCCGTCGCGCAGCAAATTTCGCGCCGATGGTCCGGTGCCGGCGGCTGCGGAAATTCTCGCCAATGATCGCCTGAGCGATCTGTCCGCCACCTTCGTCGATCCCAACACCAGCAAGGGCAATTTCTCGGCCAACATCACGCTCGGCATGCCGGTGACGGGCGGACTGACCAAGGCCGACACCACCTACGCCGTCACCGCCGACCTCAACGGCTTTGCCGCCGACAAGCTGGTGATGAACCAGAAGCTCGAGGCGAACAGCCTCAAGATCGTTGCGAGCAACCAAGGCTACCAGGTCAAGGGCGACGTCAAGATCAACGGCCAGGCGGCCTCGCTCGACTACCGCAAGCCGTCCGAGGGCGATGCCGACGTCAAATTGCAAACCACGCTCGACGATGCGAGCCGCGCCCGTCTCGGCTTCGATCTGGGCCCTGCTGTCAGCGGTTCGATCCCGGTCAAGGTCTCCGGCAAGATCGCCAGCGGGCCCGAGCAGACCACGCGCCTCGGTATCGAAGCCGACCTGACCTCGCTCAAGCTCGACAACATCCTGCCGGGCTGGGTGAAGCTGCCGGGTAAATCGGGCAAGGCCAGCTTCAAGGTGGTGCCGACCGCGCAATCGACGCGGCTCGAGGACATCGTTGTCGAAGGTGGCGGTGTGTCGATCAAGGGCTCGCTCGAGGTCGACCCGAACGGCGACCTCATGAATGCGAACTTCCCGACCTATTCGCCGTCCGACGGCGACAAGGCCTCGCTGAAGGTCGAGCGCGGACAGGATGGCGTGGTGCGAGGCACCATGCGCGGCGACGTGTTCGACGGCCGCGGTTTCCTGAAGTCGGCGATCTCGGGCAATTCCGGCAAGGACGACAACAAGAGCAAGCTGAAGAACGTCGACTTCGACATCGACGTCAAGTTCGGCGCCGTCGCCGGCTTCAATGGCGAGGCGATGCGCAGCGTCGATGCCAAGATGTCGCGGCGGAACGGTGCGGTCAAAGCTTTCACGCTGAGCGGCAAGGTCGGCCGTGATACGCCGGTGACGGCGGACTTGCGTGGTGGGCGTGCGCAGGGCAGCCGCGAGGTGATCTACCTCCAGACCGACGACGCCGGCGCGTTCCTGCGCTTCTCCGACACCACCAACAAGGTGTTCGGCGGTCAGATGGTGGTGGCGATGGAGCCACCGACGTCGGAGCCGACGTCGCGCGAAGGTCTCATCAACGTGCGCGACTTCACGGTCAAGGGCATGGAGCAGCTCGATCGCGTTGCGGCAGGCGGCCCCAACGGCACGCAGAGCGGCGTGGCCTTCTCCGCATTGCGCGCCGAATTCACCCGGCAGAACGGTGCGCTTACGATCCGCAACGGCGTCGTCAAGGGACCGATGATCGGCGCCACCATCGAGGGTGCGATCGACTATCCCGGCAACCAGGTCTGCATGAGCGGCACCTTCGTGCCGATGTACGGGGTGAACAACATCTTTGGCCAGTTGCCTGTGATCGGCCTTCTCCTGGGCAACGGCAACAATGAGGGGCTGATCGGCGTGACCTATGAAGTCGTCGGCACCCCGGCCGCGCCGGTCATGCGGGTCAATCCGATCTCGGCAATGATGCCGGGCGTATTCCGCAAGATCTTCGAGTTCAACACCGGCAAGCAGAACATGTTCGACGAGCTGCCGACGCAGTCGGGCGAGAGCTCGGCGGGATCATCGCGGCCGCTGGGCTGCACTCTGGCGCGACGATAG
- a CDS encoding peroxiredoxin, producing MSKKTRKKSSKTASGSPTPGKKRTQTRTTATTKPATTQRAATRKSTKTSTVAASHKAPSKRLKSSESAAAPAKAAKGTAKGALSEGQRAPAFSLPRDGGGVARLADYAGKKLVLFFYPRADTPGCTREAIDFTRLKDAFAATGTSVLGISADPPKAQEKFRDKHKLAVPLISDEQHEMLEAYGAWGEKSMYGRTFLGILRTTVLVGADGKVARIWRNVRVDGHADDVLAAATSL from the coding sequence ATGTCCAAGAAAACGCGAAAGAAATCGTCCAAGACAGCCTCCGGCAGCCCAACCCCCGGGAAAAAACGGACTCAAACGCGGACTACAGCGACAACAAAGCCCGCGACGACGCAGCGGGCCGCAACTCGCAAATCTACCAAGACCTCAACCGTGGCAGCATCGCACAAGGCCCCATCGAAACGGTTAAAATCTTCCGAATCAGCGGCTGCCCCCGCGAAGGCGGCCAAAGGGACTGCCAAGGGTGCCCTGTCCGAAGGCCAGAGGGCACCCGCCTTCAGCCTGCCGCGCGACGGCGGCGGCGTGGCGAGGCTGGCCGACTATGCCGGCAAGAAGCTGGTCCTGTTCTTCTACCCTCGCGCCGACACGCCGGGCTGCACCCGGGAGGCGATCGACTTCACCCGGCTCAAGGATGCCTTCGCCGCGACCGGCACGAGCGTGCTCGGCATCTCGGCCGACCCACCGAAGGCCCAGGAGAAATTCCGCGACAAGCACAAGCTTGCCGTCCCCCTGATCTCGGATGAGCAGCACGAGATGCTGGAGGCCTACGGCGCCTGGGGCGAAAAATCGATGTATGGCAGGACCTTCCTTGGGATTCTTCGCACCACGGTGCTGGTCGGCGCCGACGGCAAGGTGGCGCGAATCTGGCGCAACGTCCGGGTCGACGGCCACGCCGACGATGTGCTGGCAGCGGCAACATCTCTTTAA
- a CDS encoding M23 family metallopeptidase, translating into MSKSSAQFSQYSQHHPHDHGRPFNRRPVSTAAAIPLPAADDAYTIVHHGKQVRLGPVVFWIVVGTVVLLGLWSAATATYFAFRDDVLTRLIARQAEMQYAYEDRIAELRAKVDRTTSRQLLDQEQFDQKLDQIMKRQTALESRATALGAMPDVTGSIPRATPQRGDATPPQGTPKPSPISDTVIFVAPPDREARLESRTPVIASPQPNQFAKVQGFDNVLVRLQTSLDQVERRQIAALGAVEDNMESRARRMRGVVSDLGLNLADLEAAVPRTAMGGPFVPVKLTANAGPFEKQLYRINVTRAEVDRLNRTLALVPYRKPVIGEVEFTSGFGVRSDPFLGRPAMHTGLDFRAATGDPVRVTANGKVVSAGWSGGYGRMIEVDHGNGLSTRYGHLSEINVKVGEIVKIGQVVGLVGSTGRSTGPHLHYETRIDGEAVDPQKFLRAGVRLSAG; encoded by the coding sequence ATGTCGAAAAGTTCTGCCCAATTCTCCCAATACTCCCAGCATCACCCTCACGACCACGGGCGGCCCTTCAACCGCCGTCCTGTCAGCACAGCGGCCGCTATACCCCTTCCCGCCGCCGACGACGCCTACACCATCGTGCATCACGGCAAGCAGGTCCGCCTCGGGCCCGTGGTGTTCTGGATCGTGGTCGGGACCGTCGTGCTGCTCGGGCTGTGGTCGGCGGCGACCGCCACCTATTTCGCCTTCCGCGACGACGTGCTGACGCGGCTGATCGCCCGCCAGGCCGAGATGCAATACGCCTATGAGGATCGCATCGCCGAGCTCAGGGCCAAGGTCGATCGCACCACGAGCCGGCAGCTGCTCGACCAGGAGCAGTTCGACCAGAAGCTCGACCAGATCATGAAGCGGCAGACCGCGCTCGAGTCGCGCGCAACCGCGCTCGGCGCCATGCCCGACGTGACCGGATCGATCCCACGCGCGACACCGCAACGCGGCGATGCCACCCCGCCTCAGGGCACGCCGAAGCCCTCGCCGATCAGCGACACCGTGATTTTCGTAGCGCCGCCGGATCGCGAGGCCCGTCTTGAATCCCGCACACCTGTGATCGCCAGTCCGCAGCCGAACCAGTTCGCCAAGGTTCAGGGTTTTGACAACGTCCTGGTGCGTTTGCAGACCTCGCTTGACCAGGTCGAGAGACGCCAGATTGCCGCGCTCGGCGCCGTTGAGGACAACATGGAATCGCGCGCGCGCCGGATGCGCGGCGTGGTCAGTGATCTCGGCCTGAACCTCGCCGATCTCGAAGCCGCCGTGCCGCGGACCGCGATGGGTGGGCCTTTTGTTCCGGTCAAGCTTACGGCGAATGCCGGTCCGTTCGAGAAGCAGCTCTATCGTATCAACGTCACGCGCGCCGAGGTGGATCGGCTCAACCGCACGCTGGCGCTGGTGCCGTACCGAAAGCCCGTCATCGGGGAGGTCGAGTTCACCTCGGGCTTCGGCGTGCGCAGCGATCCGTTCCTGGGCCGGCCGGCGATGCATACGGGCCTCGATTTCCGCGCCGCGACCGGCGATCCCGTCCGCGTCACCGCCAACGGCAAGGTGGTCTCGGCCGGATGGTCGGGTGGCTACGGTCGCATGATCGAGGTCGACCATGGCAACGGGCTCTCGACCCGCTACGGCCACCTCTCCGAGATCAACGTCAAGGTCGGCGAGATCGTGAAAATCGGCCAGGTGGTCGGGCTGGTCGGATCGACCGGCCGCTCGACCGGTCCGCATCTGCACTACGAAACCCGCATCGACGGCGAAGCGGTCGATCCGCAGAAATTCCTGCGCGCCGGCGTACGCCTCAGCGCGGGCTAG